The genomic window TTGTCCACTTACCCCTTCTGGTCAGTGCTCAAACGAATGGCATAAAACGCTGACTGTATTTTATGATGATAACAAGAACAAAGCGCTCGATGCCTCAAGTGCTGAAGTGATTATAAAAATAAAATTAGCCATAAAGTCAGGCGATAAATTACAGTATGCTCAAGGAAGAACAGCATTAATTTACGCACCCAGTGGACGGCTCGCTGTGTGGGGAGGTAATGGTACTTTCCGCTATTGTCCAAAATCACACAGTAATAAATCAAGAGGAATTATCATTTCAGGGGCTGGACGGTTTTATTTATCGAGCGACCAAAATATGGATGGAGCCGATGAAAATCGTAGCGGTCGAATCATTCGCTGTCACTAATCTATGACCACAAGCGCT from Colwellia sp. PAMC 20917 includes these protein-coding regions:
- a CDS encoding GspH/FimT family protein, whose translation is MSYLSFKIMGFTLIETLITLAILIILTAIAIPTFADLRIRIRVDNEITALHRLLLLTRNHAVNQERFVTVCPLTPSGQCSNEWHKTLTVFYDDNKNKALDASSAEVIIKIKLAIKSGDKLQYAQGRTALIYAPSGRLAVWGGNGTFRYCPKSHSNKSRGIIISGAGRFYLSSDQNMDGADENRSGRIIRCH